CTCTACGCGGGACCCGACGCCAACGCGCGGCTGGCGGCGATGCGGCAGTCCACCGCGAGCGGACCCGGCGCCGTGGCTGGAGTTCTCGCCGTCCTGGCCCTGTACGCGGCCTTCAGCGGGCTCGGCCAGCACGAGCGCGTCCGAGCGCTCATGCTGGCCCCGCTCGCGTCTCGAACCGCCATCCTCTTGAGCTACCACCTGTACCCGTACGCCCGCGTCGAGCCCACCATCAGCCGCGCGCTGAAGGATGGCGCGTGCAGGCCCCGGCTGATGGGCGGCGTCGCCAGCGCCGGATTGTTCGCCATTGCGGTCGCCGGCGCACACGGCCTGGCCACGCTTCTGCTGGCGCTCCTCCTGGCGGCGCTCATCGGCCGGATGATTCTGACCCGGCTGCCCGGCCAGACCGGCGACACTCACGGAGCCATCGCGGAGATCACGCAGCTCGCGGTGTTGTTCGTCGCGCCGGCGCTTCTCGCACCGTGACCGAGCTCGTCGTCGCCCTGCAATTCCTCGTCCGGCTCCCAGTTCCCAACCGCGGCGACGTCACCATCGCCGACTTCGGGCGCTCGATGCGCTGGTTCCCGCTCGTGGGGGCGGGAATCGGACTCCTCGTCGGAGCCGCCGACGCCCTCCTTGCGCCGGTCGTCCCGGTGCAAGCGCGGAGCGTCTTAGCCGTCATCCTGCTCGCGGCCATCACCGGAGCGCTGCATCTCGACGGCTTGATGGACGCGTGCGACGGGCTCTTCGCGTTCGCGACGCCGGAGCGCAGGCTCGAGATCATGCGCGACAGCCGCGTTGGGAGCTTCGGGATCGTCGGGGCAGCCACGATCCTGCTTCTGAAATTCGCTGCGCTCCAGTCGCTGCCCGCGGACCGGCGGCTCGTCGCCTTCGTGCTCATGGGCGCCATCTCGCGCTGGGCGATGGTCTTCGCCACGACGCGGTTCCCCGCCGCGCGGCCGGACGGCCTCGGCCACGACTTCAAGGAATCGGCCGGCGGCGCAGAGCTAGCCTGGGCCTCCGGCTGGGCGCTGGCCATCGCGCTGTTCGGCGGACCGTCGGGCCTCGCCGCCCTCGTCCTCGCCGTCCTATCGACCTGGCTCGCGGCCCGGTACACGATGACGAAGATCCCCGGCCTCACCGGCGACGTGTACGGCGCCATCTCCGAGGGCACGGAGGCGCTGGTGGCCCTGGTGCTCACGCCCCTCTGGCATGCGCTGCCCTAGGGCCGGATGGTTGCCGTCATTCTGGAGGGTCCGGGCGAACGGCTCCCGAGCGGCCGTGGTACGCTTTGCACCATCACGTGCGCGACGGTGGTCCCGGGTTGGTAGATGGCACCTCGATCCTCTTCCCCTTCGCGGCAGGCGCCGGTCGCCGCATCGCGGCTCGCCTCCGCGGCCGTCGACCCACCTTCATCTGCGTCGTCGCGTCCACCGACACCGCGCTCGTCCCCGGGATCTCGGCCGCCGGCGCATCCCCCGAGCTGATCCCCTACACCGCGGCGGCGGACGCCGAGGTGCTGGCATATGGCGCCGCCCGCTGCATCCGCGGCGTACCCTGCAACCCCGCCGGCCCGCCGGGCCCTGCAATCATCGCGCGCGAGGCGCTGGAGCTGGCCGACATCCCACGCCTCGTGGTCAGCGCCGGGTGCCACGTGCTCCCCGATGCCCCCTACGTCGCGCTGGGGAGCGAGCCCGGCGCCCACATTGGCACCGGACGCGCCGTCCCCCACGCGCGGGATCTGTTCGACGCCGGCCGAGCGCTGGGTCGCGCGCAGGCCGCCCAAAGCGATTACCTCGTGCTGGCGGAAAGCGTTCCAGGCGGGACGACGACGGCCCTGGCGCTGCTCCTCGCCCTCGGGATCGCGGCCGACGGCCGCGTGAGCAGCAGCCTGGCGGGGAACCCGCACGCCCTGAAGAGC
The Chloroflexota bacterium genome window above contains:
- a CDS encoding adenosylcobinamide-GDP ribazoletransferase, whose amino-acid sequence is MQPHHGDAANAWRHCPTGRSRAGARRSGSPGIIAPRSPLIAAQFLTRLPVPIAPAAEPAEIGSAIGWFPTVGILIGAVLAGVDLALSGLVSDDARSALLVATLVALTGALHLDGLIDTVDGLYAGPDANARLAAMRQSTASGPGAVAGVLAVLALYAAFSGLGQHERVRALMLAPLASRTAILLSYHLYPYARVEPTISRALKDGACRPRLMGGVASAGLFAIAVAGAHGLATLLLALLLAALIGRMILTRLPGQTGDTHGAIAEITQLAVLFVAPALLAP
- the cobS gene encoding adenosylcobinamide-GDP ribazoletransferase, whose translation is MTELVVALQFLVRLPVPNRGDVTIADFGRSMRWFPLVGAGIGLLVGAADALLAPVVPVQARSVLAVILLAAITGALHLDGLMDACDGLFAFATPERRLEIMRDSRVGSFGIVGAATILLLKFAALQSLPADRRLVAFVLMGAISRWAMVFATTRFPAARPDGLGHDFKESAGGAELAWASGWALAIALFGGPSGLAALVLAVLSTWLAARYTMTKIPGLTGDVYGAISEGTEALVALVLTPLWHALP
- a CDS encoding TIGR00303 family protein; this translates as MVDGTSILFPFAAGAGRRIAARLRGRRPTFICVVASTDTALVPGISAAGASPELIPYTAAADAEVLAYGAARCIRGVPCNPAGPPGPAIIAREALELADIPRLVVSAGCHVLPDAPYVALGSEPGAHIGTGRAVPHARDLFDAGRALGRAQAAQSDYLVLAESVPGGTTTALALLLALGIAADGRVSSSLAGNPHALKS